The following proteins come from a genomic window of Coffea eugenioides isolate CCC68of unplaced genomic scaffold, Ceug_1.0 ScVebR1_1261;HRSCAF=2082, whole genome shotgun sequence:
- the LOC113755172 gene encoding uncharacterized protein LOC113755172, whose product MGVCVTKMEAYDHLKVVGFIKGYNNWIAHGELSNYYEATSNSENTSIGVSNGTNDMQDLVHDVFGIPHGTNELNREGDFPVSEAEKFYKLIDDSQQDLYSGCKNFSKLSFIIRLLHLKCLGKMSNKIFNMLVELLREAFSEAMTNLPSSYYEAEKLMNTLGLGYEKIDACPNDCSLYWGSAEKRTSCETCNELRWVASENDPTSEKRKIPQKVLWHFPLKSRLQRLFMSSKIASQMRWHEEKRTKDGCMRHPADSPAWQTFDHLHPEFAKDCRNVRLGLASDGFNPFNNMSSTHSTWPVVLIPYNLPPWMCMKQPYFMLSLLIPGPSSPGNNIDVYLQPLVKELTELWDFGIQTYDASQKENFQLHAALLWTISDFPGYAMLSGWSTKDSKHKFRKQAQFFDGTEEHGKRPPLQTGDMIVSELGDLQIKFGKLVKGNPKLPFNWKKRSIFFDLPYWKDNVLRHNLDFMHIEKNVCENIWGTLLDIEDKAKDHYNSRRDLREMGIRKELHPIETEPGKVYLPPSSFAMDKKQKTMFCNVLKKVKVPDGYAANISRCVRVKPPRISGLKSHDNHILMQQLMPIALRKTLPKSVRYPLI is encoded by the exons ATGGGTGTTTGTGTGACTAAAATGGAAGCATATGATCATTTGAAAGTGGTAGGCTTTATCAAGGGTTATAATAATTGGATAGCACATGGAGAGCTTTCTAACTACTATGAAGCCACATCTAATTCTGAAAATACATCAATTGGGGTTTCAAATGGGACTAATGACATGCAAGACTTGGTCCATGATGTATTTGGGATACCACATGGAACAAATGAATTGAATAGAGAAGGGGACTTTCCTGTTTCAGAGGctgaaaaattttacaaattgatTGATGATTCTCAACAGGATTTGTACAGTGGTTGCAAAAATTTCTCGAAGTTGTCTTTCATTATTCGTTTGCTTCACCTAAAATGCCTTGGTAAGATGAGTAACAAGATTTTTAATATGCTTGTTGAGTTGTTGAGAGAAGCATTTTCGGAGGCCATGACTAATTTGCCTTCTTCTTACTATGAGGCTGAGAAATTGATGAATACATTGGGGCTGGGTTATGAAAAGATCGATGCATGTCCTAATGATTGTTCTCTTTATTGGGGTAGTGCTGAAAAAAGAACTTCATGCGAAACATGTAACGAGCTTAGGTGGGTTGCTTCAGAAAATGATCCAActagtgaaaaaagaaaaatccctCAAAAAGTATTGTGGCATTTTCCTTTAAAATCTAGATTACAAAGActatttatgtcttctaaaattgcatctcaaatGAGATGGCATGAGGAAAAACGTACAAAAGATGGTTGTATGAGACATCCAGCTGATTCTCCAGCTTGGCAAACTTTTGACCATCTACATCCAGAATTTGCTAAGGATTGTCGAAATGTTAGATTGGGGTTGGCATCTGACGGGTTTAATCCATTCAACAACATGAGTTCTACACACAGTACTTGGCCTGTAGTTTTAATACCATATAACTTACCTCCGTGGATGTGTATGAAGCAACCGTACTTCATGTTGTCCTTGTTAATACCCGGACCATCCTCTCCTGGGAATAATATTGATGTTTATCTACAGCCTCTAGTTAAAGAATTGACCGAATTGTGGGATTTTGGCATTCAAACTTATGATGcatcccaaaaagaaaattttcaattgcatgCAGCTCTGTTGTGGACCATTAGTGATTTCCCTGGATATGCAATGTTATCTGGCTGGAGCACTAAAG ATAGTAAGCATAAATTTAGAAAGCAAGCCCAATTCTTTGATGGCACCGAAGAACATGGAAAGCGACCACCATTGCAAACCGGGGATATGATTGTGAGTGAATTGGGAGACTtgcaaattaaatttggaaaacttGTGAAAGGTAATCCGAAGCTGCCTTTCAATTGGAAAAAGAGGAGTATTTTCTTTGACTTGCCATATTGGAAAGATAATGTCTTAAGACACAATCTTGACTTCATGCACATTGAGAAGAATGTTTGTGAAAATATTTGGGGGACATTGCTGGATATTGAGGATAAAGCAAAGGACCATTATAATTCCCGCCGTGATTTGAGAGAAATGGGAATAAGAAAAGAGCTGCATCCCATTGAGACAGAACCTGGAAAGGTTTACTTACCTCCATCTTCCTTTGCAATGgataaaaaacagaaaactatGTTTTGCAATGTGCTAAAAAAAGTGAAAGTTCCAGATGGTTATGCAGCTAACATCTCAAGATGCGTTCGAGTAAAGCCACCAAGAA